AATTAAGGCAAGCCATGTTAATATTTTACTAgattacagtaataaggaaaataATCTTGAGATGCTCTTAGGAATGTAACACGGTGCTTCATAAGATCCTGCTCAATGTGTCGTTTGATAATTTATTTAACCAATAAAAGTGTAGGTGTATTACGAAAGTTGAGAGGTAATTCGTGCAATGTATGACAATCCCAGACATGGAGGAACTATTTAGACTGGCAGAAATGAGTAGTATTTAGTATTTTCCCCTTCTAGTGTATGTACCTTGCGAGTATATTAAACTGTTTATATAATTGTATGCAAATAGTGACATATATCATTTATTTGTGTCAGTGAAGACAAGCAATTGGTGCCGAACACAGAGTGGACCAGTTTAGTGTGTTTGTTCTTAATTAATATTATTCTTATTAATGTCTTGTGGAAATCGGACAGTCTTACTTTAGAAGCATGGCTGGTGTATCACTGGAAAATATAGTACAGATAACTCCAGACACTAACATCAGAGTTGAACATGAAAGATTTTCAAAGTGAACATTATTTTAGTATTAACCTTTAAAGTTCATGAACAAATAATTCATAATATACAATTATCAGCAGTTACAAATGCTTAATGATGAAATTAGTATAATAGCATATATTTTAACTAGTGAAAATAGTCCACTAGTTTAGGTAGTCATGAGTTGATAATCACCAGGATGGTCCATCAGGAAGATGGTTGAGACATATGAATACAGAAGAAAATGTAAGAATATCCATTTTGGGGTCGACCACCACTGAGTCGAGCATATCCTGAACATATGCTGGTATGCTCTTGTAAGCTGTAACCGTCTAAATAGTGCATTTTTAATTTTTCTTACTGTACAATCAAACAGTATTTTGTAAACTAAAATTTATAACATTATAAAATATTTTGTGTAAAATCAAGACTGTGTTAAGTGTTATGGTAGTTATTTGTATATACAGTTCGAGGGTGAATGAACATCTACGAGAGAGGCGCCTCGAGTTTAAGGTTGTGAAAATCTGCTCGGGAAAGTTTGAACATAATTCTGAGTCCTATTTATAGTTTTTCATTCATGATTAGTACTCATGTACTAATCATTCACAGTGAAGAGCCAGTGGTGCCATAGGGACAATCAGAGAACatgataaacatcagaggtccacgattgttcaacatcctcccagcgagtataaaaaatattgccggaacaattgTGGACatattcaagagaaaactagatagttttcttcaagtgcCGGACCCATcatgctgtggtggatatgtgggcatgcaggccgctccaagcaacagcctgttcgaGAAAGCTctcccaagtcaagcctggcctagggccgggtttggggagtagaagaactttcaGAACCCAAAggcggggcttggggagtaaaactcCCATAACCCCCATCAAGTTGGTATTCAATCGACGGAAAGATTACTGGGATTATATCCACCGAGGTGTACTCGCTTctcaacacacacatgcactgaGAGCTTTATTGAGGCCGCCGGAGAGGGCTAGGCTAACCTCCTCACATGATAATTATAAGGTCCGCTAGTTACAGATATTTTTTCAGTACATAATTTATgtattaacaataaattattATACACTGAAGGAAGGTCTTTTGCTAATACATAAACTGTTTAGGAATTGGTGTATTATACGATCATAGAGGAGCTGATGTTTATTAGTATTTGTTTTCACACTTCTCGGCTTATTTCTTAGTCtcatgtatatataattatatacactTGAGTTAGCACTTGTTCAGGCGTGAAGTTGCCTGAaaagctttgcgtaatagtggctctaTAGATTGTGTAACTCCTGTACGTACAATGTATACATTATTCCTTTGTTCTTTGTATTCATTCTTTTGAATAAATCGTTTTGTAATGTATAGCTGTTGCCTAGCCATTAAAGTGGTCTGACCCACTTTATAATTAACGAGCATTTAGTCAACATTTTGAGGAAGGACGCGTTCATGGGACACTGaatagcagggggggggggtctttgtACATAGATTTATAATCAAGGTTTGTATGAACTTTAACTTTTTCGATCCTTGGTAGTTTCAATAAGGGTTAATGTATCTTAATTTACATAAACTATATTTGGGTATAGTTGACCATGTTATGTATTCAATTTAACATAACACTGCTTACTGAAGATCTTAATTTTAGCTGAACTGAAGCCTGGAGAAGACATCGTTCAGTATGTGGCTAGTAGCCTAACGACCGCTTGAATGCGACAAGtaaactttcaaagaaaataACTACGGGAATTGATACAGTTATATTCAGCATTtgacacttttattatataatttaAAGGCGTTCATTGACAAATCACGCTAAATTGTCATTCGTATAAATATTTACAAAAGTGCAGAGTCAACGTGTAGCTCGTTCCTGACTCGAATCATTGTAGCAGAGAGACAGTCAAGTGACAGAAGACATGAGACAAAGACGGACATTTTAAAAAGGAGTTCCATAGGCAGCGGAGGGAGCAGATGGAGCAACATATCCGTTGCTAGCACCATTTCCATTCCTTCCATTACCGTTGGATCCATAACCATTGTTACCGTTACTTCCATTTGCGCCATTTCCGTTCCTTCCGTTACCGTTGGCACCATTAGCATATCCGTTAATGGCACCATTCCCATTCACACCGTTGCCATTGCCGTTACCAGCACCATTTCCATTTCTTCCATTGCCGTTGGAACCGTAACCATTGTTACCGTTCCTTCCATTTACGCCATTTCCGTTCCTTCCGTTTCCGTTGGCTCCATTGCCATTTCCATAACTGCCACCGTTACCGTTGCTGATGCCGTTGGTGGCGGGACCATAACCATAGCCAACGTCGGGGACGACGCCGATGAGTTCGTTGACGGAGTAGAAGTTCTCAGCCTGGGAACAGTCAACGTTgaaccaccagtcgcacaccaggTACTGCTGGTTGAAGATGGTACCGTTGGGGCACAGGAAGGAGTCCTTCTGGCGTCTGACGGCGCGGTCCTGGCAAATGTGGAACACCTGGCAACGGGCCTCAGGGTCGGTATCGGCGTAATAGCCAGCCACTGCCTGGGCGTCACAGGAGAAGTCAGTGTCTGGTGGAGAAGCCAAGACAGGGTAATCTTCCCCGGGGACGCCACCACCGGGGATGTTCTCCTGCAGAGCAACCAGCTCGGCATCTAGTCCATAGGAGCCTGTCGGGGGACCGTACCTATTACTTGGGGGAGCTGAGTATCCATTGCTTGGGGCAGCTCCGAACCCGTTGCTTGAAGTTTGTCCAAACCCATTACCTGAGGCTGCACCGTTTCCATTACTTGCAGCTGTTCCGAAGCCATTGGTTCCTGGAGCTGTGTAACCATTGCTTGGAGCTCCATTAGAAGCTCCAAATTCGTTACCAAAACCTCCATTTGGGGCTCCGTAACTATTTGAAGGTCGCTTGTCTGCGATGGACAATCCCAGCAGGGCTGTAAAAGACATAAATATAGCTTATAATAGTTAAAAATTTCAAGATTTTTCTAAATGATCTTTCCATTCCTCGAAAATTTCAACATAAAGAATCAACATTGCAATGAATATATGCTTTATTTACCAGTAAACAGCAGAACCTTCATGTTTGTCGGTCAGTAGAAATATGAAGTGGAGAGAGAAGTGGAGATAAGAGTCAACCTGAGAAGAAGCTGCTGGAATACGATGTTGGAGGTCGCTAGTCAAGCCTTTATACCCAGGCGCTCACCAAGCTCCGCCCACTCAAAATTATCTCCTTCCACCCTCGGCCACCCATCGCCCTTTCACTCTCACTCACGATCTCAAATTTTAAAGTCGCTCGAAGTAGGAGCTAGTGTGCACTACTTTGTCGTCCTCTAATATTTAAATTTGTTCTAGTAGCTGCGGCTAATTCGCGTACCAAACACTGTTATTATTATATAGTAATACATTGTAACTACGGTAACATTCCATGATGCAACATACAAATTTCAGGAAGTAATTAGTATGACTATGTGTTGCCTAAAACCGATTTAGCGATGACACTTGTTAGGAGTAATCTGATTGTAACATCATCAGTTACAAGAATTTAACAAATTGTTATTAAAGTTTGATTTTGAAATTTATGAAgaatattttttgttaattaAAACACTGTTGATGTAACAATACTGATGCAGTCACGTGCATCTTGTAAACAATAATTGTTAAGCTAAAAAACATAATATATACTAACGCAATATTTATTTCTTTATCTAGAATTTATAATGACGAATATTGATGTATTTTTCTGCTTATATAACAAACTATTATCTAGCGGTTAAAACTAGTAACATCTTAACCCAATACGGTATTtattaaatacgtatatataataaaaatcttAAAAATTAAGGCGAGCTATGTTAATATTTGACTAGATAACAGTAATAAGAACAATAATCTTGAGATGCTCTTAGGAATGTAACACGGTGCTTCCTAAGATCCTGCTCAATATGTCGTTTGATAATTTATTTAACCAACAAAAGTGTAGGTGTATTACGAAAGTTGAGAGGTAATTCGTGCAATGTGTGACAATCCCAGAAATGGACGAACTATTAGACTGTGTGACACAAATGAATAGTGGTTAGTATTTCCCTTCTGGTGTATGTACCTGGCGAGTATATTAAACTGTATATATAATTGTATGCAAATAGTGACATTTATCATATATTTTGTGTCAATGAAGACTAGCATCTAGTGCCGAGCATAGAGTGGATCAATATAGTGTGTCTGTTCTTAATTAATAGTATTCTTATTAATTTCTTGTGGGAATCGGACATTGTCTTACTTTAGAAGCATGACTGGTGTACTGGAAGATATAGTACAGATAACTCCAGACACTAACATCAGAGTTGATCATGAAAGATTTTCAAAGTGAACATTATTTTAGCATTAACCTTTTAAGTTCATGAACAGATAATTCATAATACAATTATCAGCAGTTACAAATGCTAAATGaagaaatttgtataataataggTACTTTAACTAGTGGGGATAGTCGACTAGTTTCTGTAGTCAAGAGTTGATAATCATCAGGATGGTTCATCAGGAAGATGGTTGAAACATTTGAATACAGAAGAATAATGTAAGAATATGCATTTTGGGGTCGAGCATAGCCTGAACATATGCTGGTATGCTCGTGTAAGCCGCGACCGTCTAAATAGTGCATTTTTAATTTTTCTTGCTGTACAATCAAACAGTATATTGTAAACCAAAATTTATAACATAATAAATTATTTTGTGTACAATCAGGACTAGGTTAAGTGTTATGGTAGTTATTTGTATTTACAGTTCGTGGGTTCGAGAGGCGCTTCGAATTTAAAGTTGTGAAAATTTGAACATAGTTGCGAGTCCTATGTAACGTTTTTCATTCATGATTAGTACTCATGTACTAATCATTCACAGTGAAGAGCCAGTGGTGCCATAGGGACAATCAGAGAACATTTTAAACATCAGAAGTCCACGGTTGTtttaacatcctcccagcgagtataaaaaATATTGCTGTGGCAACCGTGGGCatattcaagagaaaactagtttTCTTCAAGTGCCGGATcaatcgggctgtggtggatatgtgggcatgcaggccgctccaagcaacagcctgttcgagaaagctctcacaagtcaagcctggtctttggccgggcttggggagtagaagaacttccagaacccaaaggccgggcttggggagtaaaactcCCATAACTCCCATCAAGTTGGTATTAAATCGACGGAATGATTACTGGAATT
The sequence above is a segment of the Procambarus clarkii isolate CNS0578487 chromosome 44, FALCON_Pclarkii_2.0, whole genome shotgun sequence genome. Coding sequences within it:
- the LOC138349632 gene encoding pro-resilin-like — translated: MKVLLFTALLGLSIADKRPSNSYGAPNGGFGNEFGASNGAPSNGYTAPGTNGFGTAASNGNGAASGNGFGQTSSNGFGAAPSNGYSAPPSNRYGPPTGSYGLDAELVALQENIPGGGVPGEDYPVLASPPDTDFSCDAQAVAGYYADTDPEARCQVFHICQDRAVRRQKDSFLCPNGTIFNQQYLVCDWWFNVDCSQAENFYSVNELIGVVPDVGYGYGPATNGISNGNGGSYGNGNGANGNGRNGNGVNGRNGNNGYGSNGNGRNGNGAGNGNGNGVNGNGAINGYANGANGNGRNGNGANGSNGNNGYGSNGNGRNGNGASNGYVAPSAPSAAYGTPF